The Mycolicibacterium neworleansense sequence ACGGCCTTGGGAGATCCGGTCGAACCCGAGGTCAGCTGCATCAGGGCCAGATCGTCCTCGCCGGTCTCCACCGGGTCGATCGGGTCGGCGGCCAGCAGGTCGGCGATCTTGACGACCTTGATGCCCTTTTCTTCGAGCACCGGGATGGCGACCAGGAAGGGCTCGGAGACGATGACGGCGTCGGCCTCGATCATGCCGATCACGTTCATGGTGTCCTCGGCCCACACCGCCAGATCGGTGCGCGGCGTCGGCTGATGCAGCATGGTCAGGCTCGCGCCGCGCATCCACACGCCCTGCGCCGTCGGCGCGATCTCGACAGGGAAGCCGGCCAGCACGCCGACGGCGTCGCCGTGGCCGATACCAGCGGCGGCCAGACCGCCTGCGATGCGCCGGGCCCGCTCGTGAACCTCACCCCAGGTGTGGCGAACCGGCTCATGCGGCTCGCCGGTCACCATTCCGCGCTTGCTCTCACGAGCGTTGCGGAACATCTTCTCGGTGAATCTGCTCACGACGACCTCCTTGGCTTCCGCGGCCCCGTCACCGGCGACAGTGCGCCAGGTGCAGTTGCCCGGTTATCCATGCTCCGCCCGCTACGCACTGCTTTTGGGTAGGCGCGCGCACACGATTGGGGAGCAGTTATGTCTCGAAAAGGTGATGCCCCAGAACCGGGTGTACGGCTCCGCGACCGCCCACCGTGACGGGCGGCGGGCGCACAAGTCGCATCCGATGCAAGATCGCTAGCATTCACCGCCGATCATCTTAAGAGACCCTTAAGTAACTGCCAAACCCTCGCGTTAATTGAGGTCTGCGTCACAGTTTCAGACCCCGACGTCGACGGGTACTCCGCCGATTTCTCCTGAGGTTTGTTCCGGCGCGGGCGGAGTTCGTCACGCCGACGTCGACGGCTCAGGAACGACCCGGGCCCCGCTCACCGGGCCGCTGGCCACCCGTACCGTCCGGCACACACCCGCTCCCGACAGCTGTGTGCCGACGTCCACCGCCGATGTCGATGACGGGCACAGAAACGCACACGTGGGGCCGGATCCGGACACGATCCCGGCCAGTGCCCCGGCCTCGACCCCGGCGCGCAACGTGCGGCGCAGGTCGGGGTACAGGCTCAGCGCCGCCGGTTGCAGGTCGTTGCCCAGCAGCGCGGCCAGTTCGGCCGGATCACCGGAGGCCAGCGCGGCCAGGACGGGCTCGGGCTCCTCGGCCCGCGGCGGGCCCCCGGTCGAGGTGTCCGCGCGCAGCCGATCCAGCTCACCGAACACCTTCGGGGTGGACAGGCCCTTGTGCGCGAACGCCAGCACCCAGTGGAAGGTGCTGCGGGCCAGGACCGTGGCCAGCTCCTCACCGCGACCGGTGCCCAGCGCCGTGCCGCCGTGCAGTGCGAAAGGGACGTCACTGCCCAACCGGGCCGCCAGGGCGTGCAGATCGCGCCTGGGCACCCCGAGCTCCCACAACGTGTTCATCGCCACCAGCACCGCGGCCGCGTCGGCGCTGCCGCCGGCCATGCCCCCGGCCACCGGGATCGACTTGTCGATGCTGATCGCCACGTCCGGGGCCCGGCCCACGTGCTCGGCCAGCAACTCGGCGGCGCGCCAGGCCAGGTTGCGCTCGTCGGTGGGCACCGACTCCACGCCCTCCCCTTCGACGGTCAGCGACAACATGTCCGCGTTGCGCACCGTGACCTCGTCCAGGAGCGACACGGCGTGGAACACCGTGGTGAGGTCGTGGTAGCCGTCGTCGCGCACATCGCCGACGGCCAGGTACAGGTTCACCTTGCCGGGGACGCGCACGGTGACAGAACCGGTGGGAACCCACTCGGACGCGGTACTGCCGTCAGATGCTGACACGGCCACGACACTATCGCCGCTCACCCGCGGTTGTCGGTGAACTTAAGCTGAGACGGTGCCCTCACCCGAGGTGATCGTCGCGGGATACACCGCGGTGAAAGTCGTGGGGAGCGGCGGCTCTGCCGTCGTATACCTGGCCCGCGACGCCGACGGAGCCACCGTCGCGCTCAAAATTCTCGATGATCTGCACCGCCAGCCGGCCCACCTGGCCCGGCTGCAACGCGAGTTCGACTTCGCCCGCCGGATCAGCCACCCCAACATCGTCACGGTGTATGCGGCCGGCCCGGGCTGGCTGACGATGGAGTTCCTCGACGGCGGCACGGTGAGCAACCTGCCCGGCATACCCCAGCGGCTCACCGCGCTGGCGCAGATCGCGGCGGCACTCGACCTGGCCCACCGCCGCGGGATCGTGCACTGCGACGTCAAACCCGCCAATATTCTTGTGGATCAGCCGTTTTCGCGGGCCGTGCTGATCGACTTCGGGGTGGCGCATTCGATGGCCGAGGATGTCGCGGCCCGGTTGGCGCACGATCGCTCCGGCCGGATGAGCCTCGACCCGGCGCGGCGCATCACCCGCCAGGCATTTCGCCCGCACCCGAATATCCAGGCGTCACTGCCCTATTCGGCGCCCGAACTGCTCGTCGGGCGGACACCGTCGGCGGCGACGGACCAGTACGCGCTGGCCTGCACGACCGTCGAGCTGCTGACCGGATCGCCGCCGTTCACCGCGGACACCGCGATGGCGCTGATCGATCACCAGCTCTACAGCCGACCGCCACGAATATCGCAGCGGCACAGCGGCATTCCCCGTGCCCTGGATCCGGTCATCGCCAAGGCGATGGCCAAGGAACCCGACCGGCGGCACGGCTCATGCTCGGAGTTGGTCGGCCTGATCACCGCGGTGATGGAGCCCCGATGCGAAGAGCGAAACTAGGCCTGCTGTGCCGCCTTGAGCTCAGCGGCCTCGCCCTCGGCTTCCTTGGCCCGCTGCAGCAGCCGGACGAAGTCGGCGATGCCGAGCGTCTCACCACGGCGCGACGGGTCGATGCTGGCGGCCAGCAGCCGCTCCGCCGACTCGTTGCCCGAACCCGCCCAATCGGCGAACGCGTTACGGGAGGTCTTGCGCCGCTGCGCGAATCCGATGTCGATGAGGCTGAACACCTCATCGCGGAACGCGGCGTCCGTCGGCCACGGCGACGTCTCGTACCGGTCGATGCGGACCAGCCCGGAGTACACCCGCGGAATCGGCCAGAACACCGTCGGCGACACCATCCCGTGCCGGCGTACGTTTCCGTAGAACCGCACCTTGGCACTGGGAACGCCGTAGTCCTTGCCACCGGGTTCGGCCGCCAGTCGCTCGGCCACCTCGGCCTGCACCATGACCATCACCGTCCGGATCGACGGGAACTCGGCCAGCAGGTGCAGCAGCGCGGGCACCGCCACGTTGTACGGCAGGTTTGCCACCAGCGCGGTCGGCTGTTCCGTCAGATCAGACGGCATCAACGTCAGGATGTCCTGGTTGATGACGGTGAGCCGGTTGATCTCGCTGTGGGAGTGATCGGCGATGGTGGCCGGCAATTGCTTGGCCAGCACCGGGTCGATCTCCACCGCGGTCACCCTGGCGCCACGATCCAACAGAGGCAGGGTCAGCGACCCCAGGCCGGGTCCGACCTCCAGCACATGGTCGTTCCGGTGAATCCCGGAGGCCGACACAATGCGCCGAACGGTGTTGGCATCGTGAACGAAGTTCTGGCCAAAGGCCTTGCGTGGACGAAAGTCGATTTCTTTCGCCAAGCGTCGTATCTCGGTCCGCCCGAGCAGTCGAATAGTCAGCGCGCCCCAATCCTCCCACTACACACCGGCCAAGCTCCCCATCCCTGCCGGGCCTGCGTCACCGTAGCAATCGCAATCTGCTCTTCTCTTGTCGCCAGATCGGCCCTCGGAGCATACCGCAGACCGCCCTGTCGCTCCCAGGTGTTTTGGTCGAATTGGACTCCGCCATAGAATCCGTTACCGGTGTTAATCGCCCAGTTACCTCCCGCTTCGCACTGCGCGAGAGAGTCCCATTGGGCCCCGTTGCTGACCGGCGGAACTTCGGTGCCCGGCTTTGCTCCGACGCGCAGCACGCCGTCGCGGGCCGGCTCGATCACGACATTGGCTACTGGCAGCCTGCCGGTCTCCACACCGTTCACCTTGGCCACCGCATAGGTCACGTCCTGCGTACCCGGGGCGCCGGGGTCCTCGACGATCTGGCGGCTCATGTTCAGCTCGACGTCTTCGATGCGCTTGTTGCCCGGGGCCAGCGGCACCCGCTCGGTGACCTTCTCGATGCGCATGCGGGTCACCTGGATCTGCATACCCTCGGTGACCGGGGCCGATGCCGCCGGAACGACGGTGTCGTTCTGTTCCAGCGGTGCTCCGGCGGCGGCCAGCAGGCCGGCCACGTTGGGGGCGGCCAGGTGCACCGTCTGGGCGTTGCCGCCGTCGTCGATGCGGACCGTCTTGGCGCTCACCACGGGCAGTGCCATACCGCCCAGCGGCACCCTGCTGCCGCGGGAGGCCGCGGCCGGTGCCTTGTCGGTCATCTTCAGCTGCGCCAGGGCCTCGTCCACGGTCGAGGCGGTGGTCCACACCTGCTTGCTGTCATTGCCATCCAGCGACAACTGCAGCGGCCGGCTGCGGCGCAGGACGATGGTGTCAGATTGGTGCACGGACTCTTCGGCGGCGGGGTAAAGATCGTCGCGATCGCCGACGGAAAATCCGTTCTCCTCGACCACATCGATCACCCGGGACTTCATCGTCGTCACGGTCATCGGTGCGCCGTCGACGCTCAGCGTGACGGTCTTGTGCGATCCGACGGCGTAGCCCCCGGCCGCGGTGAGCGTGACCAGCAGGGCCCCCACCACGCCACGCAGCAGCGGTGATCGGGATTCATGAATTTTGTTGAGCGCGTCCAAGGTTCTCGATTTCTCCCCGGTTCGGACGGCATGGTTCACCGCCGGCGGTTGAGCTTTGATCACAAGACGGTAACGAAAAGGCGCACACCCGGCAACTACGCCCGGCCGCTCCCGTTAAGTCCGTACACCCGCGCCGCAGTGGCTGCGGTCTCGGACGCGACCTCTTCGGCGGGCCGGTCCAGCAACTCTGCGAGTGCCCGCACAGTGTATGGGAGGCAGTACGGCTCATTCGGTGCGCCGCGGAACGGGTGCGGGGTCAGAAACGGCGCGTCGGTCTCGACCAACAGCTGGCCGGGCGGGATCAACCGTGCGGCTTCACGCAGCTCAGCGGCGTTTTTGAAGCTGACCGTGCCCGAGAGGCTCAACACCCAGCCGGCCTCGACGCAGGTGTGGGCCATCTCCGGTCCCGAGGAAAAACAGTGGAAGATCACTGTCTCGGGTGCTCCTTCGGCGCGCAGCACGTCGAGAACCTCGGCGTCGGCGTCGCGGTTGTGGATCATCAGCGGCTTGCCGGTGCGCTTGGCCAGGTCGATGTGCCAGGCGAAACCCTCGCGCTGCTCGGCCGGCGTCGCGCAGCCGTCCAGCCGGCCCGGCCAGTACAGGTCCAGCCCGGTCTCCCCGACCGCCACCACGCGCGGATGGGCGGCCAGCCGCTCGAGTTCGGCCCGGGCCGCGTCGTCGAGCACATTGGCGCGAGTGGGATGCAGTGCCACCGCCCCGAACACCCGCTCATCGGCCTCGACGGCCGTCGTCACCCAGCGCGCCGAGTCCAGGTCATCGGCGATGGTGACCACCTGGCCCACCCCGACGGCGGCCGCGCGGTCCACGATCGCGCGGACGTCCTCAGCGGTCTGCGCACCGCAGGCGTCGAGGTGGGTATGTGCGTCGACCAGCGGAGCCAACGGCTCCGGGGCCGGCGGCTTCTCCCTGGCTGTGCGTTTCGAACCCACCGCAACACCATAAGGTGGGAACAAATGAGTGAGCCTTTCTACATAACTACGGCCATCGCCTATCCCAACGGTGCGCCGCACATCGGGCACGCCTACGAGTACATCGCCACCGATGCGATCGCCCGGTTCAAGCGACTGGACGGCTTCGACGTGCGCTACCTGACCGGTACCGACGTCCACGGCCAGAAGATGGCCGAGACGGCCGCGGCCGAGGGCATCTCGGCCGCGGAGCTGGCCAACCGCAACTCCGACGTCTTCCAGGGCCTGCAGGAGAAGCTCAACATCTCCTTCGACCGGTTCATCCGCACCTCCGACGCCGACCACTATGAGGCGTCCAAGGAGATCTGGCGAGCCATGTTCGAGGCCGGGGACATCTACCTGGGCACCTACGCCGGCTGGTACTCGGTGCGCGACGAGCGCTTCTTCGCCGAGGACGAGACCGCCGAAGGGCCCGACGGCACCCGCACCGCGATCGAGACGGGAACCCCGGTCACCTGGACCGAGGAGCAGACCTACTTCTTCCGGTTGTCGGCCTACGCCGAGCGGCTGCTGGCCCACTACCAGGCGCACCCCGAATTCATCGGCCCCGATGTGCGCCGCAACGAGATCGTCAGCTTCGTCTCCGGCGGGCTGAAGGATCTGTCGATCTCGCGGACCACGTTCGACTGGGGCGTGCCGGTGCCCGACCACCCCGACCACGTGATGTACGTGTGGGTGGACGCGCTGACCAACTATCTGACCGGCGTGGGATTCCCGGACACGTCATCGGAGTCGTTCGGCAAGTACTGGCCGGCCAAGCTGCACATGATCGGCAAGGACATCATCCGGTTCCACAGCGTGTACTGGCCGGCGTTCCTGATGTCGGCCGGGATCGCGCTGCCGGAACGGGTTTTCGCGCACGGCTTCATCAACGTCAAGGGCGAGAAGATGAGCAAGTCGGTCGGCAACGTGGTCGATCCGATCGCGCTCGTCGACACCTTCGGACTCGACCAGGTGCGCTACTTCTTCCTGCGCGAGGTGTCCTTCGGCCAGGACGGCAGCTACAGCGAGGAAGCCATCATCGGCCGGATCAACGCCGACCTGGCCAACGAGCTGGGCAACCTGGCGCAGCGCTCGCTGTCGATGGTGGCCAAGAACCTCGACGGCGTGGTGCCGGACCCGGGCACCTTCACCGACGACGACACGGCCCTGCTGAGCGCGGCCGATGCCCTGCTGGAGCAGGTGCGCGCGCACTACGACGTGCCGGCGATGCACCTCGCACTGGAAGCGGTCTGGTCGGTGCTGGGCGCGGCGAACCGCTACTTCTCCGCCCAGGAGCCGTGGGTGCTGCGCAAGTCGGAGGATCCAGCCGACCAACGGCGATTCGGTACGGTGCTCTACACGACGCTCGAAGTGTTGCGCATTGCAACGCTGCTCACGCAGCCGGTGATGCCGGACTCGACGGCCAAGCTGCTCGACCTGCTCGGCCAGCCGACCGACGCACGCGACTTCGGCTCGATCGGTACCCGGATCAAGCCCGGTACCGAATTGCCCGCTCCGACGGGGGTTTTCCCCCGCTACCAGATGGACTGACATGGCTGGACTACACGAAAAACTGCAGGCGATCTACGAAGAAGTAGGGCAGCGCAACGCCGGCGAGCGCGAGTTCCACCAAGCCGTCTACGAGGTACTGACCAGCCTCGGCCCCGTGGTGGCCAAGCATCCCGAATACGCCGACGGCGCCATCATCCGGCGGCTGTGCGAGCCCGAGCGTCAGATCATCTTCCGGGTGCCGTGGCAGGACGATTCGGGTGCCTCGCAGATCAACCGGGGCTTCCGCGTCGAGTTCAACTCGGCGCTGGGACCGTTCAAGGGCGGGCTGCGTTTCCACCCGTCGGTGTACCTCGGCATCGTGAAGTTCCTCGGCTTCGAGCAGATCTTCAAGAACTCGCTGACCGGCCTGCCGATCGGTGGCGGCAAGGGCGGATCGGACTTCGACCCCAAGGGCCGCTCCGATGCCGAGATCATGCGGTTCTGCCAGTCCTTCATGACCGAGCTGTACCGGCACATCGGTGAGTACACCGATGTGCCGGCCGGCGACATCGGTGTCGGCATGCGCGAGATCGGTTACCTGTTCGGCCAATACAAGCGGATCACCAACCGCTACGAATCCGGTGTGCTCACCGGTAAAGGACTCACCTGGGGCGGATCGCAGGTCCGCACCGAGGCCACCGGATACGGCACGGTGTTCTTCGTCGACGAGATCCTGCGGTCCGGCGGGCAGTCCTTCGAGGGCAAGCAGGTGGTGGTGTCCGGTTCGGGCAACGTGGCGATCTACGCGATCGAGAAGGTGCACGCGCTGGGCGGCACCGTCGTGGCCTGTTCGGACTCGAGCGGCTACGTGCGCGACGACAAGGGCATCGACCTCGACCTGCTCAAGGAGATCAAGGAGCTGCGGCGGGGCCGCGTCGAGGACTATGCCGAGGCCCGCGGCGGTGCCGCCGAGGTCGTGACCGGCCGCAGCGTGTGGGAGGTGCCGTGCGACATCGCGCTGCCCTGCGCCACGCAGAACGAGGTCTCCGGCGTCGACGCCACCATGCTGATCAAATCCGGCTGCCAGATCGTGGCCGAGGGCGCCAACATGCCCTGTACGCCCGAGGCGGTGAAGTTCTTCGAGGATGCCGGGGTGAAGTTCGCCCCCGGCAAGGCCGCCAACGCCGGTGGCGTGGCCACCAGTGCGCTGGAGATGCAGCAGAACGCCTCTCGGGACTCGTGGAACTTCGACGACACCGAGGCGCGGCTGGCCGAGATAATGCGACGCATCCACGACCGGTGCCTGACCACCGCCGACGAGTACGGCCAGCCGGGCAACTACGCGGCCGGCGCCAACATCGCGGGCTTCATCCGGGTGGCCGACGCGATGCTGGCCCTGGGCCTGGTCTGACCACTTCGGGTGATGTAGGTCACATAACCGCGGAGGTCTGTCACAAACGCGGGGTGCGCGGTGTCTTGAGGGCACAAGCCTTTTGAGAGGAGACACCATGAGCGCGGCGCAGAACACCCGAGTGATCGTGATCGGCGGAGGCTATGCCGGGGTGCTGGCGGCCAACCGCCTGCAGGGCACCCCGGGAGTGGCTGTCACGCTGGTCAATCCGCGGCCAGAGTTCGTCGAGCGGATCCGGCTGCACCAGCTGGCCGTCGGTGGTGACGACGCCACCGAGCCGTACGACACGCTGCTTGGTGACGGAGTGCGGCTGCTGGTCGACGGCGCCGATCACATCGACGCCGACATCCGCCAGGTGCAGCTGACCTCCGGCGAGGTGCTCGATTACGACTACCTGGTCTACGCCGTCGGCAGCACCTCCGGAGTACCCGCCTCGGTGCCCGGTGCCACCGAATTCGCTTACCCGCTTTCAGAATTCGAACAGGCGCAGCGTCTTCGGGCCCGGCTGCAGGATGTGCCGATGTCGGCACCCATCGTCGTGGTCGGCGGTGGCCTGACCGGCATCGAGGCCGCCGGCGAGCTGGCCGAGGCCGGCCGCAACGTC is a genomic window containing:
- a CDS encoding 4-(cytidine 5'-diphospho)-2-C-methyl-D-erythritol kinase, yielding MSASDGSTASEWVPTGSVTVRVPGKVNLYLAVGDVRDDGYHDLTTVFHAVSLLDEVTVRNADMLSLTVEGEGVESVPTDERNLAWRAAELLAEHVGRAPDVAISIDKSIPVAGGMAGGSADAAAVLVAMNTLWELGVPRRDLHALAARLGSDVPFALHGGTALGTGRGEELATVLARSTFHWVLAFAHKGLSTPKVFGELDRLRADTSTGGPPRAEEPEPVLAALASGDPAELAALLGNDLQPAALSLYPDLRRTLRAGVEAGALAGIVSGSGPTCAFLCPSSTSAVDVGTQLSGAGVCRTVRVASGPVSGARVVPEPSTSA
- a CDS encoding serine/threonine-protein kinase gives rise to the protein MPSPEVIVAGYTAVKVVGSGGSAVVYLARDADGATVALKILDDLHRQPAHLARLQREFDFARRISHPNIVTVYAAGPGWLTMEFLDGGTVSNLPGIPQRLTALAQIAAALDLAHRRGIVHCDVKPANILVDQPFSRAVLIDFGVAHSMAEDVAARLAHDRSGRMSLDPARRITRQAFRPHPNIQASLPYSAPELLVGRTPSAATDQYALACTTVELLTGSPPFTADTAMALIDHQLYSRPPRISQRHSGIPRALDPVIAKAMAKEPDRRHGSCSELVGLITAVMEPRCEERN
- the rsmA gene encoding 16S rRNA (adenine(1518)-N(6)/adenine(1519)-N(6))-dimethyltransferase RsmA, which gives rise to MTIRLLGRTEIRRLAKEIDFRPRKAFGQNFVHDANTVRRIVSASGIHRNDHVLEVGPGLGSLTLPLLDRGARVTAVEIDPVLAKQLPATIADHSHSEINRLTVINQDILTLMPSDLTEQPTALVANLPYNVAVPALLHLLAEFPSIRTVMVMVQAEVAERLAAEPGGKDYGVPSAKVRFYGNVRRHGMVSPTVFWPIPRVYSGLVRIDRYETSPWPTDAAFRDEVFSLIDIGFAQRRKTSRNAFADWAGSGNESAERLLAASIDPSRRGETLGIADFVRLLQRAKEAEGEAAELKAAQQA
- a CDS encoding resuscitation-promoting factor yields the protein MDALNKIHESRSPLLRGVVGALLVTLTAAGGYAVGSHKTVTLSVDGAPMTVTTMKSRVIDVVEENGFSVGDRDDLYPAAEESVHQSDTIVLRRSRPLQLSLDGNDSKQVWTTASTVDEALAQLKMTDKAPAAASRGSRVPLGGMALPVVSAKTVRIDDGGNAQTVHLAAPNVAGLLAAAGAPLEQNDTVVPAASAPVTEGMQIQVTRMRIEKVTERVPLAPGNKRIEDVELNMSRQIVEDPGAPGTQDVTYAVAKVNGVETGRLPVANVVIEPARDGVLRVGAKPGTEVPPVSNGAQWDSLAQCEAGGNWAINTGNGFYGGVQFDQNTWERQGGLRYAPRADLATREEQIAIATVTQARQGWGAWPVCSGRIGAR
- a CDS encoding TatD family hydrolase, which produces MGSKRTAREKPPAPEPLAPLVDAHTHLDACGAQTAEDVRAIVDRAAAVGVGQVVTIADDLDSARWVTTAVEADERVFGAVALHPTRANVLDDAARAELERLAAHPRVVAVGETGLDLYWPGRLDGCATPAEQREGFAWHIDLAKRTGKPLMIHNRDADAEVLDVLRAEGAPETVIFHCFSSGPEMAHTCVEAGWVLSLSGTVSFKNAAELREAARLIPPGQLLVETDAPFLTPHPFRGAPNEPYCLPYTVRALAELLDRPAEEVASETAATAARVYGLNGSGRA
- the metG gene encoding methionine--tRNA ligase, translated to MSEPFYITTAIAYPNGAPHIGHAYEYIATDAIARFKRLDGFDVRYLTGTDVHGQKMAETAAAEGISAAELANRNSDVFQGLQEKLNISFDRFIRTSDADHYEASKEIWRAMFEAGDIYLGTYAGWYSVRDERFFAEDETAEGPDGTRTAIETGTPVTWTEEQTYFFRLSAYAERLLAHYQAHPEFIGPDVRRNEIVSFVSGGLKDLSISRTTFDWGVPVPDHPDHVMYVWVDALTNYLTGVGFPDTSSESFGKYWPAKLHMIGKDIIRFHSVYWPAFLMSAGIALPERVFAHGFINVKGEKMSKSVGNVVDPIALVDTFGLDQVRYFFLREVSFGQDGSYSEEAIIGRINADLANELGNLAQRSLSMVAKNLDGVVPDPGTFTDDDTALLSAADALLEQVRAHYDVPAMHLALEAVWSVLGAANRYFSAQEPWVLRKSEDPADQRRFGTVLYTTLEVLRIATLLTQPVMPDSTAKLLDLLGQPTDARDFGSIGTRIKPGTELPAPTGVFPRYQMD
- the gdhA gene encoding NADP-specific glutamate dehydrogenase, whose amino-acid sequence is MAGLHEKLQAIYEEVGQRNAGEREFHQAVYEVLTSLGPVVAKHPEYADGAIIRRLCEPERQIIFRVPWQDDSGASQINRGFRVEFNSALGPFKGGLRFHPSVYLGIVKFLGFEQIFKNSLTGLPIGGGKGGSDFDPKGRSDAEIMRFCQSFMTELYRHIGEYTDVPAGDIGVGMREIGYLFGQYKRITNRYESGVLTGKGLTWGGSQVRTEATGYGTVFFVDEILRSGGQSFEGKQVVVSGSGNVAIYAIEKVHALGGTVVACSDSSGYVRDDKGIDLDLLKEIKELRRGRVEDYAEARGGAAEVVTGRSVWEVPCDIALPCATQNEVSGVDATMLIKSGCQIVAEGANMPCTPEAVKFFEDAGVKFAPGKAANAGGVATSALEMQQNASRDSWNFDDTEARLAEIMRRIHDRCLTTADEYGQPGNYAAGANIAGFIRVADAMLALGLV